A portion of the Rhodococcus pseudokoreensis genome contains these proteins:
- a CDS encoding phosphoglyceromutase, with product MNGMSTGTLVLLRHGESEWNALNLFTGWVDVHLTDKGIAEGKRAGELLLEHDLLPDVLYTSLLRRAISTANIALDTADRHWIPVIRDWRLNERHYGALQGRNKAQVKDKYGDEQFMLWRRSYDTPPPTIEPGSEYSQDTDPRYANLDEVPLTECLKDVVVRLIPYWEETISADLLAGKTVLITAHGNSLRALVKHLDGISDEDIAGLNIPTGIPLRYDLDENLKPLNPGGTYLDPEAAAAGAAAVANQGGK from the coding sequence ATGAACGGCATGAGTACCGGAACCCTTGTGCTGCTCCGCCACGGCGAGAGCGAATGGAATGCGCTCAACTTGTTCACCGGCTGGGTGGACGTCCACCTGACCGATAAGGGCATCGCCGAGGGCAAGCGCGCCGGCGAATTGCTGCTCGAGCACGATCTGCTCCCCGACGTGCTGTACACGTCGCTGCTGCGCCGCGCCATCAGCACCGCCAACATCGCACTCGACACGGCAGACCGGCACTGGATTCCCGTCATCCGCGACTGGCGTCTCAACGAGCGCCACTACGGCGCCCTGCAGGGACGCAACAAGGCGCAGGTCAAGGACAAGTACGGCGACGAGCAGTTCATGCTGTGGCGCCGCAGCTACGACACCCCGCCGCCCACGATCGAGCCGGGCAGCGAGTACAGCCAGGACACCGATCCCCGCTACGCGAACCTCGACGAGGTCCCGCTCACGGAGTGCCTGAAGGACGTCGTCGTCCGCCTGATCCCGTACTGGGAAGAGACCATCTCGGCCGACCTGTTGGCCGGCAAGACCGTCCTGATCACCGCGCACGGCAACTCGCTGCGCGCCCTCGTCAAGCACCTCGACGGAATCTCCGACGAGGACATCGCCGGGCTGAACATCCCCACGGGCATCCCGCTGCGCTACGACCTGGACGAGAACCTGAAGCCGCTCAACCCCGGCGGCACCTACCTGGACCCCGAGGCCGCCGCCGCAGGCGCCGCCGCGGTCGCGAACCAGGGCGGAAAGTAA
- a CDS encoding sensor histidine kinase, whose amino-acid sequence MSVVQAVLLAIVGGFVGYLVGGVLIPMLSTRQAQRMEETSGLTMSQVLDLIVLASESGIAVVDQFHDVVLFNPRAEELGLVRNRLVDDRAWVAALRVLETGEPVEVDLSTKTPQRGRDRIAVRGTARLLSKEDHNFVVLFADDDSEQVRMEATRRDFVANVSHELKTPVGAMGLLAEALLESADDPESVRHFGERVLGESVRLGKMVTELIALSRLQGAEKLPDLEAVSVDEVVDEALQRCKISAEAAGIAVTTDHHSGYEVLGDRALLVTALSNLVQNAIAYSPKGSPVSVSRSIRGDNVAISVTDRGEGIAKADQERVFERFFRVDKARARATGGTGLGLAIVKHVAANHNGSIDLWSKPGTGSTFTLQIPAHIETVETNGGDADGGTVGRRETGMEAKR is encoded by the coding sequence GTGAGTGTTGTTCAAGCCGTCTTGCTTGCCATCGTGGGCGGCTTCGTCGGTTACCTCGTCGGTGGCGTGCTGATCCCCATGCTGTCCACCCGGCAGGCGCAGCGAATGGAAGAGACGTCGGGGCTCACGATGTCGCAGGTCCTCGACCTGATCGTGCTGGCATCCGAGAGCGGCATCGCCGTGGTCGACCAGTTCCACGACGTCGTCCTGTTCAACCCCCGCGCCGAAGAGCTGGGCCTGGTGCGGAACCGGCTCGTCGACGACCGTGCGTGGGTGGCGGCGCTCCGCGTCCTCGAAACCGGCGAACCCGTCGAGGTCGACCTGAGCACCAAGACCCCGCAGCGGGGACGCGACCGGATCGCGGTGCGCGGCACCGCACGCCTGCTCAGCAAGGAAGACCACAACTTCGTGGTCCTGTTCGCCGACGACGACTCCGAGCAGGTGCGGATGGAAGCGACCCGCCGCGACTTCGTCGCCAACGTCAGCCACGAACTCAAGACCCCCGTCGGCGCGATGGGACTGCTGGCGGAGGCGCTCCTCGAATCGGCGGACGACCCCGAGTCGGTCCGGCACTTCGGCGAACGCGTGCTCGGTGAATCCGTCCGGCTCGGCAAGATGGTCACCGAACTGATCGCGCTGTCCCGGCTGCAGGGCGCCGAGAAACTGCCCGACCTCGAGGCCGTTTCCGTCGATGAAGTGGTCGACGAGGCCCTGCAGCGGTGCAAGATCTCCGCGGAAGCCGCAGGCATCGCCGTCACCACGGACCACCACAGCGGCTACGAAGTGCTCGGCGACCGCGCGCTGCTCGTCACCGCGCTGTCCAACCTGGTGCAGAACGCCATCGCCTATTCGCCGAAGGGATCGCCGGTCTCGGTGAGCCGGTCCATCCGCGGCGACAATGTGGCGATCTCGGTGACCGACCGCGGCGAAGGCATCGCCAAGGCCGACCAGGAACGCGTCTTCGAACGTTTCTTCCGCGTCGACAAGGCACGGGCCCGGGCGACCGGCGGAACGGGACTCGGCCTCGCGATCGTCAAGCACGTGGCCGCCAACCACAACGGATCGATCGACCTGTGGAGCAAGCCCGGAACAGGTTCGACGTTTACCCTGCAGATTCCTGCACACATCGAGACAGTAGAGACGAACGGCGGGGACGCCGACGGCGGAACTGTCGGGAGGAGAGAAACCGGTATGGAGGCCAAGCGATGA
- a CDS encoding response regulator transcription factor, with translation MTSVLIVEDEESLADPLAFLLRKEGFETTIVGDGPSALAEFDRAGADIVLLDLMLPGMSGTDVCKQLRSRSGVPVIMVTARDSEIDKVVGLELGADDYVTKPYSARELIARIRAVLRRGVDSELDVAQDSAVLEAGPVRMDVERHVVQVNGDAVTLPLKEFDLLEYLLRNSGRVLTRGQLIDRVWGADYVGDTKTLDVHVKRLRSKIETDPAKPEHLVTVRGLGYKLEA, from the coding sequence ATGACAAGTGTGCTGATCGTGGAAGACGAGGAGTCACTGGCCGACCCATTGGCCTTCCTGCTCCGCAAGGAAGGATTCGAGACGACGATCGTCGGCGACGGACCGTCCGCGCTCGCCGAATTCGACCGGGCCGGTGCCGACATCGTCCTCCTCGACCTCATGCTGCCCGGCATGAGCGGCACGGACGTCTGCAAGCAACTTCGCAGCCGATCCGGTGTCCCCGTCATCATGGTGACGGCACGGGACAGCGAGATCGACAAGGTGGTGGGCCTCGAACTCGGCGCCGACGACTACGTCACCAAGCCGTACTCCGCGCGGGAACTGATCGCCCGCATCCGCGCGGTGCTGCGCCGAGGCGTAGACAGCGAACTCGACGTCGCGCAGGACTCGGCCGTCCTCGAGGCCGGACCGGTCCGGATGGACGTCGAACGGCACGTGGTCCAGGTGAACGGCGATGCCGTCACGCTACCGCTCAAGGAGTTCGACCTCCTCGAGTACCTGCTGCGGAACTCGGGCCGGGTGCTCACCCGCGGACAGTTGATCGACCGGGTGTGGGGAGCGGACTACGTCGGCGACACCAAGACCCTCGACGTGCACGTCAAGCGTCTGCGCTCGAAGATCGAGACCGACCCGGCCAAGCCTGAACACCTCGTCACAGTCCGCGGGCTGGGCTACAAACTGGAGGCGTGA
- a CDS encoding Ppx/GppA phosphatase family protein, whose translation MRLGVLDVGSNTVHLLVVDAHRGGHPTPMSSTKSTLRLAENTDDRGDITTQGADRLVTTVADFSSIARTSGCGELMAFATSAVRDANNSDDVLARVHDETGVTLEVLSGVDEARLTFLAVRRWFGWSAGRILNLDIGGGSLELTTGGDEDPDVALSLQLGAGRLTRDWLEEDPPGKRRVAVLRDWLDAELTVPSKELRAAGQWDRAVGTSKTFRSLARLTGAAPSGAGPRVKRTLTASGLRQLIAFISRMTASDRAELEGVSSDRSQQIVAGALVAEASMRALGVEELEICPWALREGLILRKLDTEMGGELMVGAR comes from the coding sequence GTGCGACTAGGGGTACTCGACGTCGGAAGCAACACCGTCCATCTTCTCGTAGTGGACGCCCACAGGGGCGGCCACCCCACACCGATGAGTTCGACCAAGTCGACTCTGAGGCTGGCGGAGAACACCGACGACAGGGGTGACATCACCACTCAGGGTGCAGATCGCCTGGTCACGACGGTGGCAGACTTCTCCAGCATCGCGAGGACATCCGGGTGCGGTGAACTCATGGCGTTCGCGACGTCCGCCGTCCGCGACGCCAACAACTCGGACGACGTGCTGGCGCGCGTCCACGACGAGACCGGCGTGACGCTCGAGGTCCTGTCGGGTGTCGACGAGGCGCGGCTGACGTTCCTCGCCGTGCGCCGCTGGTTCGGCTGGAGTGCGGGCCGCATCCTGAACCTCGACATCGGCGGCGGATCCCTCGAACTGACGACGGGCGGCGACGAGGACCCGGACGTCGCGCTGTCGCTGCAACTCGGCGCGGGACGGCTCACTCGGGACTGGCTCGAGGAGGACCCGCCGGGCAAGCGCCGCGTGGCCGTGCTGAGGGACTGGCTGGACGCAGAACTGACCGTCCCGTCGAAGGAACTGCGCGCGGCGGGGCAGTGGGACCGGGCCGTCGGCACGTCCAAGACGTTCCGCTCGCTGGCCCGGCTGACGGGCGCCGCACCGTCCGGTGCCGGCCCGCGGGTCAAGCGCACGCTCACCGCCAGCGGTCTCAGGCAACTCATAGCTTTCATTTCGCGGATGACGGCCTCGGACCGTGCAGAATTAGAAGGGGTGAGCTCCGACAGGTCGCAGCAGATCGTGGCTGGAGCACTCGTTGCGGAGGCCAGCATGAGAGCACTGGGCGTGGAGGAACTCGAAATCTGCCCCTGGGCTCTGCGCGAGGGTTTGATCCTCCGCAAGCTCGATACGGAAATGGGCGGTGAATTGATGGTGGGTGCTCGATGA
- a CDS encoding sugar phosphate isomerase/epimerase family protein, whose amino-acid sequence MVGDNGHEQVRRSPPGRKVLVGLSTASVYPENTEAAFRYAADLGYDGVELMVWAESVSQDAAAVAALVRRYAIPVQAIHAPCLLISQRVWGADPVAKLERSVRTAESLGATSVVVHPPFRWQRRYADGFADQVADLEQRSDVIVAVENMFPMRADGFFGSKERSAQRLRRRGGPGAALSAFSPSYDPTDSGHAHYTLDLSHTATAGMDAMKLAERMGEGLAHLHLADGRGASMDEHLIPGHGAQPCAQLCRHLVDTGFDGQAVVEINTQNARTQRERSSMLAQALAFAREHLEPGRAASGSPRSHSGGDHDDT is encoded by the coding sequence ATGGTCGGGGACAATGGGCACGAGCAGGTTCGACGGTCACCGCCTGGGCGGAAGGTACTGGTGGGCCTGTCGACGGCCTCGGTGTACCCGGAGAACACCGAGGCGGCCTTCCGGTACGCGGCCGATCTGGGATACGACGGCGTCGAACTGATGGTGTGGGCCGAATCGGTCAGCCAGGACGCCGCCGCCGTGGCCGCGCTGGTGCGCAGGTACGCGATCCCGGTCCAGGCGATCCACGCGCCGTGCCTGCTCATCTCGCAGCGGGTGTGGGGCGCCGACCCGGTCGCGAAGCTGGAGCGTTCCGTCCGCACCGCAGAATCGCTCGGGGCGACGAGCGTCGTGGTGCACCCCCCGTTCCGCTGGCAGCGCCGGTACGCCGACGGCTTCGCCGATCAGGTGGCCGACCTGGAACAGCGCAGCGACGTGATCGTCGCGGTCGAGAACATGTTCCCCATGCGGGCGGACGGCTTCTTCGGCAGCAAGGAGAGATCCGCCCAGAGGTTGCGGCGGCGCGGCGGACCCGGGGCGGCGCTGTCGGCGTTCAGCCCGTCCTACGACCCCACCGATTCGGGGCACGCCCACTACACGCTCGACCTGTCGCACACGGCCACGGCCGGGATGGATGCGATGAAACTGGCGGAGCGGATGGGGGAGGGCCTCGCGCATCTCCACCTCGCCGACGGCCGGGGTGCGTCGATGGACGAGCACCTCATTCCCGGTCACGGCGCCCAGCCCTGCGCGCAGCTGTGCCGGCACCTCGTCGACACCGGGTTCGACGGGCAGGCGGTGGTCGAGATCAACACGCAGAACGCCCGCACGCAGCGGGAACGGTCGTCGATGCTCGCGCAGGCACTGGCCTTCGCCCGTGAACACCTCGAACCGGGCCGCGCCGCGTCGGGATCGCCGCGCAGCCACTCCGGTGGCGATCACGACGACACCTGA
- a CDS encoding MerR family transcriptional regulator translates to MRVSELVARTGVPLATVKYYLREGLLMPGEATSATQARYGEEHVQRLGLVKALAGAGLPIPRIREILRLVDHPDGSLFDVLGQAIAQLPPYLDTPADDADEFPRARAVLDRLGQVYDPRYVAVGQLERALAALEEAGIPMTEERLDAYGRHVRGIAEIDIGLMPTASAEDAIRYAVLGTAVYEPVIAAMRRLAHQDVAQKRLRNPEEQDQQ, encoded by the coding sequence GTGCGCGTTTCCGAGTTGGTCGCCCGCACCGGCGTTCCGCTCGCGACGGTGAAGTACTACCTGCGCGAGGGTCTGCTGATGCCCGGCGAGGCGACGAGCGCCACCCAGGCCCGGTACGGCGAGGAGCACGTACAGCGCCTGGGCCTGGTCAAGGCGCTGGCCGGAGCCGGACTGCCGATTCCCCGCATCCGGGAGATACTCCGCCTCGTCGACCACCCCGACGGCTCGCTGTTCGACGTGCTCGGCCAGGCCATCGCGCAACTCCCGCCCTACCTCGACACCCCCGCCGACGACGCCGACGAGTTCCCGCGAGCCCGCGCCGTCCTCGACAGGCTCGGGCAGGTGTACGACCCCCGGTACGTGGCGGTCGGTCAGCTCGAACGTGCCCTCGCGGCACTCGAGGAAGCCGGCATCCCGATGACCGAGGAGCGACTCGACGCCTACGGGCGCCACGTGCGCGGGATCGCCGAGATCGACATCGGGCTCATGCCCACCGCATCGGCCGAGGACGCGATCCGGTACGCGGTGCTCGGCACGGCCGTCTACGAGCCGGTGATCGCCGCGATGCGCCGGCTCGCACACCAGGACGTCGCGCAGAAGCGTCTCCGGAACCCCGAAGAACAGGACCAGCAGTGA
- a CDS encoding thioesterase family protein, whose amino-acid sequence MSSTPFHDLNVLTAAGDGMYRASIDPIWTIGPKVHGGSMMSLCAAAARRRLLDETGDAGPSRVQPLAVGANYLSAPDPGEVTLSTTVRKQGKQVSFVDVELTQGDRVAVHASVTLGVPDVGEPQYSGDHALAQLPVEPPADAVVLTADHPMGQIVHVAQGCDMRVDGTSAHFLTGNQGEPEVRMWVRPRAGDESDPDTAALFAIMTGDISAPVTMNRGMFGWAPTVQLTTYLRRQPAPGWLRVMASSTVLGGAWFEEDHTVLDSTGAIVVQSRQLAMIPR is encoded by the coding sequence GTGAGCTCAACTCCCTTCCACGATCTCAACGTCCTCACCGCTGCCGGTGACGGGATGTACCGGGCGTCGATCGACCCGATCTGGACGATCGGCCCCAAGGTGCACGGCGGCTCGATGATGTCGCTCTGCGCCGCTGCCGCCCGCAGGCGACTGCTCGACGAGACCGGCGACGCCGGGCCGTCCCGGGTGCAGCCCCTCGCGGTCGGGGCCAACTACCTGTCCGCCCCCGATCCGGGTGAGGTGACGCTGTCGACGACGGTGCGCAAGCAGGGCAAGCAGGTGTCGTTCGTCGATGTGGAGCTGACGCAGGGCGACCGCGTCGCCGTACACGCGTCGGTCACGCTCGGTGTCCCCGACGTGGGGGAACCGCAGTACAGCGGGGACCACGCCCTGGCGCAGCTCCCGGTGGAACCGCCCGCCGACGCCGTCGTGCTCACGGCCGACCACCCGATGGGGCAGATCGTCCACGTGGCCCAGGGCTGCGACATGCGGGTGGACGGGACGTCGGCGCACTTCCTGACCGGCAACCAGGGCGAACCCGAGGTCCGCATGTGGGTGCGACCGCGCGCAGGCGACGAGAGCGATCCCGACACGGCGGCGCTGTTCGCGATCATGACCGGCGACATCAGCGCCCCCGTGACGATGAACCGCGGCATGTTCGGCTGGGCGCCCACGGTCCAGCTGACCACCTACCTGCGCAGGCAGCCCGCGCCGGGCTGGCTGCGCGTGATGGCCAGCAGCACGGTGCTCGGCGGCGCCTGGTTCGAGGAGGACCACACCGTCCTCGACTCGACCGGGGCGATCGTCGTGCAGAGCCGGCAACTGGCGATGATCCCCCGCTAG
- the proC gene encoding pyrroline-5-carboxylate reductase has product MTRIAVIGGGKIGEALISGLLQAGHAVKDLVVAEQHPARADELAAAYSVRVTTPTDAAEGADVIVMAVKPGDVESALTEVSKVELDGEREQLLVSLAAGIPTAFYETRLPAGFPVVRVMPNTPMLVGEGVSVLAPGRHVKKEHLDLVRGVLSSVGKVVVVPESQIDAVTAVSGSGPAYFFLVAEAMIDAGVGLGLTRATATELVVQTMVGSAAMLDRSGESATELRAAVTSPGGTTAAAIRRLEGNGLRTAFFDALEAAKIRSAELGTTTE; this is encoded by the coding sequence ATGACGAGAATTGCGGTAATCGGAGGCGGCAAGATCGGCGAGGCCCTCATCTCGGGGCTTCTGCAGGCAGGTCACGCCGTCAAGGATCTGGTGGTGGCCGAGCAGCACCCGGCGCGCGCCGACGAGCTGGCCGCGGCGTACTCGGTGCGGGTCACCACTCCCACCGACGCCGCCGAAGGCGCCGACGTCATCGTGATGGCCGTCAAGCCGGGAGACGTCGAGTCCGCGCTCACCGAGGTGTCCAAGGTCGAACTCGACGGCGAGCGCGAGCAGTTGCTCGTCTCGCTCGCTGCCGGCATCCCCACCGCCTTCTACGAGACGAGACTGCCCGCCGGGTTCCCCGTGGTCCGGGTCATGCCCAACACGCCCATGCTGGTCGGTGAGGGCGTCAGCGTGCTCGCGCCCGGCAGGCACGTGAAGAAGGAACACCTCGACCTGGTCCGCGGCGTCCTGTCGTCGGTCGGCAAGGTCGTCGTCGTTCCCGAATCGCAGATAGACGCCGTCACCGCAGTCTCCGGCTCCGGTCCGGCCTATTTCTTCCTTGTCGCCGAGGCGATGATCGACGCGGGCGTGGGGCTCGGACTGACCCGGGCGACCGCGACCGAGCTGGTCGTGCAGACCATGGTCGGCTCCGCGGCCATGCTGGACAGGTCGGGGGAGAGCGCGACCGAACTTCGTGCCGCCGTGACTTCGCCCGGCGGAACCACCGCGGCGGCAATCCGCCGTCTGGAGGGAAACGGACTCCGAACAGCATTTTTCGACGCCCTCGAAGCCGCGAAAATTCGTTCTGCCGAACTCGGCACGACGACCGAATGA
- a CDS encoding helix-turn-helix domain-containing protein, which yields MTSAKKPSKGSAPDGQPALAGTQFLTVAEVATLMRVSKMTVYRLVHSGELPAVRVGRSFRVHAKAVHDYLETSYFDAG from the coding sequence ATGACGTCTGCAAAAAAGCCGTCCAAGGGCTCGGCCCCGGACGGACAACCGGCACTGGCCGGAACGCAATTTCTCACCGTCGCCGAGGTAGCGACGCTGATGAGAGTGTCCAAGATGACTGTGTACCGGTTGGTGCACAGCGGCGAACTGCCCGCCGTCCGCGTGGGCCGTTCGTTCAGAGTGCATGCGAAAGCAGTGCACGACTACCTCGAAACCTCGTACTTCGACGCCGGTTGA
- a CDS encoding 30S ribosomal protein bS22, giving the protein MGSVIKKRRKRMSKKKHRKLLRRTRVQRRKLGK; this is encoded by the coding sequence ATGGGTTCAGTGATCAAGAAGCGACGCAAGCGCATGTCGAAGAAGAAGCACCGTAAGCTGCTTCGCCGCACCCGAGTGCAGCGCAGGAAACTCGGTAAGTAA
- a CDS encoding NAD-dependent epimerase/dehydratase family protein, which yields MPRVVLVTGASRFLGGYLVTRLAQNPAIERVIAVDAVSPSKDMLRRMGRAEFVRADIRNPLIGKVIRNAEVDTVVHASTLARPPKSGSRAAMKDMNVIGAMQLFAVCQKAPSVRKVVLRSASVVYGCSAKDPAKFTEEMSARRRPAGAYARDCIEIEGYLRGMGRRRPDIDVSIVRLAPLVGPRLNATVAQYLTSPVVPTILGRDARLQVLHEEDALAALERATVSGPAGTFNVAGDGVVMMSQAIRRAGRIEVPMPFALFRNLGRALMGPVMRSYTTEQLEYFHFGCGLDTTRMRTELSFEPRWTSMQALDDFARAAGVKAIIKNEWVDAAENALLALTGTAKGER from the coding sequence GTGCCGCGCGTCGTGCTGGTCACTGGGGCAAGCAGATTTCTGGGTGGATACCTCGTCACCCGGCTCGCTCAGAATCCGGCCATCGAGCGGGTGATCGCGGTGGACGCGGTGTCGCCGAGCAAGGACATGTTGCGCCGCATGGGCCGCGCCGAGTTCGTGCGCGCCGACATTCGGAATCCCTTGATCGGCAAGGTCATTCGCAACGCCGAGGTCGACACCGTCGTGCACGCGTCGACGTTGGCGCGCCCGCCGAAGTCGGGTAGTCGCGCGGCCATGAAAGACATGAACGTCATCGGCGCGATGCAGTTGTTCGCCGTCTGCCAGAAGGCCCCGAGCGTCCGTAAGGTCGTGTTGCGTTCGGCCTCCGTGGTCTACGGCTGCAGCGCCAAGGACCCGGCCAAGTTCACCGAGGAGATGAGCGCCCGGCGCCGCCCCGCGGGCGCGTACGCGCGGGACTGCATCGAGATCGAGGGGTATCTGCGCGGAATGGGTCGCAGGCGCCCCGACATCGACGTGTCGATCGTCCGCCTAGCACCGCTGGTCGGGCCGCGACTGAACGCGACGGTCGCGCAGTACCTCACCTCACCGGTCGTGCCGACCATTCTCGGACGGGACGCACGCCTGCAGGTCCTGCACGAGGAGGACGCGCTGGCCGCACTGGAACGGGCCACGGTGTCGGGTCCGGCGGGCACGTTCAACGTCGCGGGCGACGGCGTCGTCATGATGTCGCAGGCCATCCGCCGCGCCGGGCGGATCGAGGTCCCGATGCCGTTCGCGTTGTTCCGCAACCTCGGGCGTGCGCTGATGGGTCCGGTGATGCGGTCGTACACCACCGAGCAACTCGAATACTTTCATTTCGGTTGCGGACTGGACACCACGCGCATGCGAACCGAACTATCCTTCGAGCCACGGTGGACCTCGATGCAGGCACTCGACGACTTCGCTCGTGCTGCCGGCGTCAAGGCGATCATCAAGAACGAATGGGTCGACGCAGCAGAGAACGCACTACTCGCTCTTACCGGCACGGCGAAAGGGGAGAGGTGA
- a CDS encoding lysophospholipid acyltransferase family protein, with amino-acid sequence MNEVAKVIPLHGATAARGTAIGRSRREQSESRHPSAMPPPAVITPPEPITESSAVDAVRHALAEQIVNTAEFLRRRLSGDYHVDDFGYDPHFAENVWLPILRPLFDKWFRVEVSGIENIPSTGGALVVANHAGVLPIDGLMTSVAVHDHHPAHRPLRMLAADMAFEMPLVGGVARKAGHTLACHPDAVRLLQDGEVAAVFPEGFKGIGKPFSERYKLQRFGRGGFVSAAMRTGAPIIPCSIVGSEEIYPKIGELGTLARLLGMPYFPVTPLFPHFGPLGLVPLPSKWYIEFGKPIVTDTYDASAADDPMELFEVTDHVRETIQQTLYRLLAKRRNVFLG; translated from the coding sequence GTGAACGAAGTGGCGAAGGTCATTCCGTTGCACGGTGCGACAGCCGCGCGCGGGACCGCTATCGGACGTTCGAGGCGTGAGCAGAGCGAGAGCAGACATCCGTCCGCGATGCCGCCGCCCGCCGTGATCACCCCACCGGAGCCGATTACCGAGTCGTCGGCCGTCGACGCCGTGCGCCACGCCCTGGCCGAGCAGATCGTCAACACCGCCGAGTTCCTGCGCCGCCGGCTCTCGGGCGACTATCACGTCGACGACTTCGGCTACGACCCCCACTTCGCCGAGAACGTGTGGCTGCCCATCCTGCGTCCGCTGTTCGACAAGTGGTTCCGCGTCGAGGTCAGCGGTATCGAGAACATCCCGTCGACCGGCGGTGCGCTGGTGGTCGCGAACCATGCCGGTGTGCTGCCCATCGACGGCCTGATGACCTCGGTCGCCGTTCACGACCATCACCCCGCGCATCGCCCGCTGCGGATGCTGGCCGCCGATATGGCGTTCGAGATGCCGCTGGTCGGTGGTGTCGCCCGCAAGGCCGGGCACACACTCGCGTGCCATCCGGACGCCGTGCGCCTGCTGCAGGACGGGGAGGTCGCGGCCGTGTTCCCCGAAGGTTTCAAGGGCATCGGCAAACCGTTCAGCGAACGCTACAAGTTGCAGCGGTTCGGCCGTGGTGGCTTCGTGTCCGCCGCCATGCGGACCGGTGCGCCGATCATTCCGTGCTCGATCGTGGGGTCCGAGGAGATCTACCCGAAGATCGGTGAACTCGGGACGCTCGCCCGGCTGCTGGGGATGCCGTACTTCCCGGTCACCCCGCTCTTCCCGCACTTCGGCCCGCTCGGCCTCGTGCCGCTGCCGTCGAAGTGGTACATCGAGTTCGGTAAGCCGATCGTCACCGACACGTACGACGCGTCGGCGGCCGACGACCCGATGGAACTGTTCGAGGTCACCGACCATGTCCGGGAGACCATCCAGCAGACGCTGTACCGGCTCCTGGCGAAGCGCCGGAACGTGTTCCTGGGCTGA
- a CDS encoding HAD family hydrolase yields the protein MPARSLPNGSGFGSGLAGIILPGRRQFRNPLGPSEAEVRANVAGEASADAALALHVASGEDTELVEHDVPLDLTAAAFFDVDNTMVQGASIIHFARGLAARKYLKTSDLVDFAWKQVKFRITGKESSDDVASGREKALSFVSGRSTAELARLGEEIYDEVIADKIWPGTRALAQMHLDAGQQVWLVTATPVELAQVIAKRLGLTGALGTVAESEDGMFTGRLVGDILHGLGKAHAVRALAVREGLNLKRCTAYSDSHNDVPMLSLVGTAVAINPDTDLRELAKNRGWEIRDFRTGRKAAKIGVPTALLLGAAGGALAAIVARRREQAA from the coding sequence GTGCCTGCGCGATCACTACCGAACGGCTCGGGTTTCGGTTCAGGTCTGGCGGGGATCATCCTCCCGGGCCGGCGCCAGTTCAGGAATCCGCTGGGACCCAGCGAAGCCGAGGTACGTGCCAACGTCGCAGGTGAGGCGAGCGCCGACGCAGCCCTCGCTCTGCACGTCGCGTCCGGCGAGGACACCGAGCTGGTCGAGCACGACGTTCCCCTCGACCTGACGGCTGCCGCGTTCTTCGACGTCGACAACACCATGGTCCAGGGCGCCTCGATCATCCACTTCGCGCGCGGACTCGCCGCCCGGAAGTATCTGAAGACCTCCGACCTCGTCGACTTCGCGTGGAAGCAGGTCAAGTTCCGCATCACCGGCAAGGAGAGCAGCGACGACGTCGCCTCCGGCCGCGAGAAGGCCCTGTCGTTCGTCTCCGGACGGTCGACGGCCGAACTCGCCCGGCTCGGTGAGGAGATCTACGACGAGGTCATCGCCGACAAGATCTGGCCCGGCACCCGGGCGCTGGCACAGATGCACCTCGACGCCGGACAGCAGGTGTGGCTGGTCACCGCGACCCCGGTGGAGCTGGCTCAGGTCATCGCGAAGCGTCTCGGTCTCACCGGCGCCCTCGGCACGGTCGCCGAGAGCGAGGACGGGATGTTCACCGGACGTCTGGTCGGCGACATTCTGCACGGCCTCGGCAAGGCGCACGCCGTGCGCGCCCTGGCGGTCCGCGAGGGCCTCAACCTCAAGCGCTGCACCGCCTACTCGGACAGCCACAACGACGTGCCGATGCTGTCGCTCGTCGGGACCGCGGTCGCGATCAACCCCGACACCGACCTGCGTGAGCTGGCCAAGAACCGGGGCTGGGAGATCCGCGACTTCCGGACCGGACGCAAGGCCGCCAAGATCGGCGTCCCCACCGCGCTGCTCCTCGGCGCGGCAGGCGGCGCACTCGCGGCCATCGTCGCGCGACGCCGCGAACAGGCGGCCTGA